A portion of the Salvelinus fontinalis isolate EN_2023a chromosome 32, ASM2944872v1, whole genome shotgun sequence genome contains these proteins:
- the si:ch73-345f18.3 gene encoding uncharacterized protein si:ch73-345f18.3, with protein sequence MSVLFCCCVSPSEDNDERQPLLHTKPSKSAKPESARQPRPAPTEDSWCVNMVMKGYDFSLSVVPLRSTAKGEESPPSRLRLAQEELWGISQGAKAISAAGTKLQELIGWLLNGGERMAEQVREAAPTHQDRCRLEENLIETMQEVRRARELSLGYRQQAGEVQTEAAQIAGLA encoded by the exons ATGTCTGTGCTATTCTGttgctgtgtctctccctccGAAGACAATGACGAG agacagCCTCTACTTCACACCAAGCCTTCAAAATCAGCTAAGCCAGAGTCGGCCAGACAGCCTCGACCAGCACCCACAG aggaCAGTTGGTGTGTAAACATGGTGATGAAGGGGTATGACTTCTCTCTCTCAGTGGTTCCGCTGAGGTCTACGGCCAAGGGGGAGGAGTCTCCGCCTAGCCGTCTCCGATTGGCTCAGGAGGAGCTCTGGGGCATTTCCCAGGGCGCCAAAGCGATAAGTGCCGCTGGGACCAAGCTCCAGGAGCTGATAGGCTGGCTGCTGAATGGGGGGGAGCGAATGGCGGAGCAGGTCAGGGAGGCGGCACCAACCCATCAGGACCGCTGTAGGCTGGAGGAGAACCTGATTGAGACCATGCAGGAAGTGAGAAGGGCGAGGGAGCTTTCACTAGGTTACCGTCAGCAGGCTGGAGAGGTCCAAACTGAGGCTGCACAGATAGCAGGACTGGCCTGA